A stretch of Lactuca sativa cultivar Salinas chromosome 6, Lsat_Salinas_v11, whole genome shotgun sequence DNA encodes these proteins:
- the LOC111905400 gene encoding uncharacterized protein LOC111905400: MLRLYMYPNSWHMGSLNLFCRSEPYTNKVERHLVTVEALESSGGNQVTRKSNKLLSKKLLVLSVLVERNNHPTVFMGFSSTTWSLEAFASNGCFDKWELEDIIRRFNDLSLKN; the protein is encoded by the exons ATGCTAAGGCTATATATGTATCCCAATTCATGGCATATGGGTTCACTGAACCTGTTTTGCAGATCTGAGCCGTATACTAATAAGGTTGAACGCCATCTGGTAACTGTTGAAGCTCTTGAATCTAGTGGTGGCAATCAAGTGACAAGAAAGTCGAACAAGTTATTAAGTAAA AAGCTTTTGGTGCTCTCGGTTTTGGTGGAAAGAAACAACCACCCTACGGTTTTCATGGGGTTTTCTAGCACAACATGGAGTCTTGAAGCTTTTGCAAGCAATGGTTGTTTTGACAAGTGGGAGCTTGAAGACATCATTCGAAGATTTAATGATTTGTCCCTTAAGAATTAG